A stretch of Coregonus clupeaformis isolate EN_2021a chromosome 37, ASM2061545v1, whole genome shotgun sequence DNA encodes these proteins:
- the mtrf1l gene encoding peptide chain release factor 1-like, mitochondrial, giving the protein MAFTQAVKMQLGNVCGRSWMSSYQKGSTVMSQRLRDYRAVLCGRSQNVSQKICPNSRAMHATQPLMITKVLSLDEIFARRSLKDYLKKMETEYRDSLTVVNMTEGQQDGEEVLRVKRTRVSVLAPLIQYTRELQTKQQEFAETETLLKDDDPDMRELAVLEREACQKAIQDVRQKILSLLIPEEESDMSDLVLEVTAGVGGQEAMLFTAEVFDMYQSFAAHQGWGFDILEYMKSEIGGLRHASASVSGPESYKRMKFEAGVHRVQRVPKTEKQGRMHTSTMTVAVLPQPTEITFTINAKDLRIETKRASGAGGQHVNTTDSAVRIVHLPTGVVSECQQERSQLKNKEKAMKVLRAKLYSMRLEEETSKRYTARKVQIGTKGRSEKIRTYNFPQDRITDHRIGKTVHDVREFLVGEELLEEMNVALEEFSNQEILMDILGENDCDQ; this is encoded by the exons ATGGCTTTTACACAAGCTGTCAAAATGCAGTTAGGGAACGTGTGTGGTCGGTCCTGGATGTCCTCTTACCAGAAGGGGTCCACTGTCATGTCCCAAAGGCTAAGAGATTACCGAGCGGTTCTATGCGGTAGAAGTCAAAATGTGTCCCAAAAGATTTGCCCAAATAGTAGAGCTATGCATGCAACTCAGCCATTGATGATTACGAAGGTACTGTCATTGGACGAGATCTTTGCCAGAAGATCACTAAAGGACTACTTGAAGAAGATGGAGACAGAGTACAGAGATAGTCTGACAGTTGTCAACATGACAGAGGGACAGCAGGATGGTGAAGAGGTATTGAGGGTGAAGAGGACAAGAGTTTCTGTACTAGCCCCACTAATCCAGTACACCAGAGAGCTTCAGACAAAACAGCAGGAATTTGCTGAAACAGAAACATTACTGAAAG ATGACGACCCAGACATGCGTGAACTGGCAGTCCTTGAGAGGGAGGCCTGTCAGAAAGCGATTCAAGATGTTAGACAAAAG ATCCTGTCCCTGTTGATCCCTGAGGAGGAGTCAGACATGAGTGACCTGGTCCTGGAGGTCACCGCAGGGGTTGGAGGTCAGGAGGCCATGCTCTTCACTGCAGAGGTCTTTGACATGTACCAGAGCTTTGCAGCACACCAGGGCTGGGGGTTCGACATCCTGGAGTACATGAAAAGTGAAATAG GTGGATTACGGCATGCATCAGCCAGTGTCAGTGGTCCTGAGAGCTACAAGAGGATGAAGTTTGAGGCAGGTGTGCATCGCGTGCAGAGAGTCCCTAAGACTGAGAAACAGGGCCGCATGCACACCAGCACCATGACAGTGGCAGTGTTACCCCAGCCCACAGAG atCACATTCACAATTAATGCGAAGGATTTGAGGATTGAAACCAAGAGGGCGAGTGGAGCCGGGGGCCAGCATGTCAACACCACAGACAGCGCAGTACGAATAGTTCATCTCCCTACAG GTGTGGTCTCAGAATGCCAGCAGGAAAGATCCCAACTGAAAAATAAGGAAAAGGCCATGAAGGTTCTACGTGCCAAACTCTATAGTATGAGGCTGGAAGAAGAGACCAGTAAGCGATATACTGCACGGAAAGTCCAG ATTGGCACCAAAGGTAGATCTGAGAAAATCAGGACCTACAACTTTCCCCAGGACCGAATCACAGATCATCGGATTGGGAAAACAGTGCATGATGTCCGGGAGTTTCTTGTGGGAGAAGAGCTTCTTGAGGAAATGAATGTGGCATTAGAGGAGTTCTCTAACCAGGAGATTCTCATGGACATTCTTGGAGAAAATGACTGTGATCAATAA
- the fbxo5 gene encoding F-box only protein 5 isoform X1, with amino-acid sequence MKCPSNYEEPRFPCNMEKHVAYKESGLKTSPLKECVQVVVKPQLSPCVTTAANFCLKDNVKGVHNKENNQHDGVLDEVNLGCEAFEDSGFLSLQNSQIEDVDNIKELEQSPGQDIFSPCTPVADYHKAKHTASKLPILKFQHAVCQELANSFKRTHSYDWSVISRLAEDSGLERVLGGNMGLEYMDVLKALLERDMKHILTRILRLLGDVNLISCRKVSKTWRKIIYQDKSALRRCDQAKQRLRDPRTSVGLENVGSLTRDAALSRVVMSCMQRVASTPIHKSNYRMLSQREGTPSLYCSQQSRFREYQEAASLLKQHESLKPCKRCGSPAKHNADAMRATCTRLSCAFDFCTLCQGPFHGSSACHTGLARGPSSSRAILIGSARSKKNVRRL; translated from the exons ATGAAGTGTCCGTCCAACTACGAGGAACCCCGGTTTCCATGCAACATGGAGAAACATGTCGCATACAAGGAGTCGGGcctgaaaacctccccactaAAGGAATGCGTCCAAGTAGTAGTCAAACCACAGCTCTCACCATGTGTCACCACCGCTGCCAACTTTTGCCTCAAGGATAATGTGAAAGGTGTTCACAATAAGGAGAACAACCAACATGATGGGGTACTTGACGAGGTAAACCTAGGCTGTGAAGCATTCGAGGACAGCGGTTTCCTCTCTTTACAGAACAGCCAGATAGAGGACGTTGATAACATAAAGGAACTAGAGCAGTCTCCAGGACAGGATATATTCTCCCCATGTACTCCAGTTGCTGATTATCACAAGGCTAAGCATACTGCCTCAAAACTCCCCATACTGAAGTTTCAACACGCTGTATGCCAAGAACTCGCCAACAGTTTCAAGAGGACCCATAGCTATGACTGGTCTGTCATTAGCCGGCTAGCAGAGGACTCTGGCCTTGAAAGGGTTTTGGGTGGGAACATGGGCCTTGAATATATGGATGTTTTAAAAGCACTGCTGGAGAGGGACATGAAGCACATCCTCACCAGGATCCTGCGTCTGCTAGGAGATGTCAACTTGATaag CTGTAGAAAAGTGAGCAAGACCTGGAGAAAAATCATCTACCAAGACAAGTCTGCACTCCGTAGATGCGACCAGGCTAAACAGAGACTCAGG GACCCAAGAACTTCTGTAGGACTGGAGAATGTCGGCTCTTTGACACGAGACGCCGCCCTGTCCCGggttgtaatgtcctgtatgcaGAGGGTAGCTTCAACCCCTATCCATAAGTCTAACTATAGGATGCTCTCCCAGAGAGAAGGCACACCGTCGCTGTACTGCTCCCAGCAATCTCGCTTCAGAGAATACCAAGAG GCTGCCAGTTTGCTGAAGCAGCACGAGTCGCTGAAGCCCTGTAAGCGCTGCGGCTCTCCTGCCAAGCACAACGCAGATGCCATGAGGGCCACCTGTACCCGCCTCAGCTGTGCCTTTGACTTCTGCACCCTGTGCCAGGGCCCTTTTCATGGCTCCTCAGCCTGCCACACAGGGCTGGCCCGGGGGCCTAGCAGCTCCAGAGCCATCCTCATCGGCAGCGCTCGCAGCAAGAAGAACGTCAGGCGCCTGTGA
- the fbxo5 gene encoding F-box only protein 5 isoform X2 has protein sequence MKCPSNYEEPRFPCNMEKHVAYKESGLKTSPLKECVQVVVKPQLSPCVTTAANFCLKDNVKGVHNKENNQHDGVLDEVNLGCEAFEDSGFLSLQNSQIEDVDNIKELEQSPGQDIFSPCTPVADYHKAKHTASKLPILKFQHAVCQELANSFKRTHSYDWSVISRLAEDSGLERVLGGNMGLEYMDVLKALLERDMKHILTRILRLLGDVNLISCRKVSKTWRKIIYQDKSALRRCDQAKQRLRAASLLKQHESLKPCKRCGSPAKHNADAMRATCTRLSCAFDFCTLCQGPFHGSSACHTGLARGPSSSRAILIGSARSKKNVRRL, from the exons ATGAAGTGTCCGTCCAACTACGAGGAACCCCGGTTTCCATGCAACATGGAGAAACATGTCGCATACAAGGAGTCGGGcctgaaaacctccccactaAAGGAATGCGTCCAAGTAGTAGTCAAACCACAGCTCTCACCATGTGTCACCACCGCTGCCAACTTTTGCCTCAAGGATAATGTGAAAGGTGTTCACAATAAGGAGAACAACCAACATGATGGGGTACTTGACGAGGTAAACCTAGGCTGTGAAGCATTCGAGGACAGCGGTTTCCTCTCTTTACAGAACAGCCAGATAGAGGACGTTGATAACATAAAGGAACTAGAGCAGTCTCCAGGACAGGATATATTCTCCCCATGTACTCCAGTTGCTGATTATCACAAGGCTAAGCATACTGCCTCAAAACTCCCCATACTGAAGTTTCAACACGCTGTATGCCAAGAACTCGCCAACAGTTTCAAGAGGACCCATAGCTATGACTGGTCTGTCATTAGCCGGCTAGCAGAGGACTCTGGCCTTGAAAGGGTTTTGGGTGGGAACATGGGCCTTGAATATATGGATGTTTTAAAAGCACTGCTGGAGAGGGACATGAAGCACATCCTCACCAGGATCCTGCGTCTGCTAGGAGATGTCAACTTGATaag CTGTAGAAAAGTGAGCAAGACCTGGAGAAAAATCATCTACCAAGACAAGTCTGCACTCCGTAGATGCGACCAGGCTAAACAGAGACTCAGG GCTGCCAGTTTGCTGAAGCAGCACGAGTCGCTGAAGCCCTGTAAGCGCTGCGGCTCTCCTGCCAAGCACAACGCAGATGCCATGAGGGCCACCTGTACCCGCCTCAGCTGTGCCTTTGACTTCTGCACCCTGTGCCAGGGCCCTTTTCATGGCTCCTCAGCCTGCCACACAGGGCTGGCCCGGGGGCCTAGCAGCTCCAGAGCCATCCTCATCGGCAGCGCTCGCAGCAAGAAGAACGTCAGGCGCCTGTGA